CTCTAATAATAATAATGTGACAGACTCTGCATAGTCAACTTTGACAGCCGGTAGAAAAAGTCCTGGAGTTGAACTTTTCTGCCAATACGGTTTTCTTGACTTCCGGAATACTGAACTTTATTCTCAACGATAATGATCAATGTAACACTTCATTCATCGGCCACAGGATCTCACTGGAAGGAAAATGAAGAAACAAGACATCACTAAGAATCTGACTCTTGATTCACACGGAATATGGGTTACCAGAACTGATCATGTAGATATCTCATATCCCGAAGAGGGAAACCGGCAATACTTCCAGATAGAGGATAAATCGTTCTGGTTCAAGCACCGAAACGATTGTATTGTTGCGGCATTAAACCTGTATCCACCAGAAGGCCCTGTTTTTGATGTAGGCGGTGGTAATGGATTTGTAACTCGCAGGTTACTCGATGAGGGTTTCGAAGCAGCTCTCATCGAGCCCGGCCCTACTGGAGCTTTCAATGCTAAGATTGAAAGAAACATTCCGACCGTCTTCCGCGCGACTCTTGAGAACTGTGGTTTCCCGGAAGATTCGCTCAGTGCCATTTCTTTATTCGATGTACTTGAGCATATTGAAGATGATGGAAAATTTCTTACTGAAATCCGCTCCTGTCTAAAACCAGGTGGCTATTTGTATATAACCGTTCCCGCATACGAGTGGCTCTGGTCCAGGAGCGATATCAACGCTGACCACTATCGTCGTTACAATCCAGAAGAGCTGGTTCACTTGCTAAGTAAACATTTCAATGTTTTGTTCATTACCTGTTTTTTTCGAGTGCTGATGTTTCCTATTCTGATTTTTCGTGTTGTCCCCTACCGTCTTGGATTAACTAAAAGCAAGAAGGTACTCACAACTGGAAAGGAGCATGGCTTAAGCGGAGGATTTCCGGTCAGAGCAGTCCAGCGATTTCTTTCTCCAGAAACCGAACAAATTATAGCAGGCCAGTCAAAAGTCTGGGGAACAAGTTGTCTGTGTATAGCTCAAAAAAGGATTTAAAACTTGAGAACCATGGTTGAAAAATCTTAAATTATCAGTCTTTGACTACCAGGATGGTATGCCATCGACCATATTGCCATGATTCGGAGCACCGTTGGGACACGGAACAGTATAATGTTCACCGGTATGTGTTATTGTATAACCTATAACCGCACTGGGACATATCAATTGTGCCGCGTTGGCAAGGATATCAGAAGTCCCCAGGTTTCCAATAAGGCCGTATGTACTGAAATACGCATAGTAAATGGCTTCCGCATTTGCCAGTGCACGTATATTGCTCCGACACGATGCCTCGTTTGCCAGCTCTTTAATTGCTGTGAATTTAGGTATTGCAATAGCGGATAGAATACCGATTATCACAACAACAATCATGAGTTCTATAAGTGTAAAACCTTTTCCATTCATTTTGTTACCTCTATTCAGAGTATGCTGGCAACTGAATCTTACAATACAAATAGATGCATAATACTTACCAGAACGATTATCATAGTTTTATCTTTGAAATATTCGATATATTCTCAAAATCGTTTATCTGCATCATGCAATTTCCAAGTCATATCCTGTAATTTTTCTTCTGATATTCACTTTCTCTGGAGGTTTGACTCGACTATATATTGCATTGTATGATTATTTAAGGATAATGCTCAAGAAATTTAAGGTTTTGATATGGCAAATTTTGCGATAACAGGAGTAGCGGGATATATAGCACCAAGACATCTTGATGCTATTGTAACCACAGGAAATCGAGTAGTCGCCACACTTGACCCTCACGATTCAGTAGGCATTCTTGATAGATATTGCCCTAACGCAAGATTCTTTCCCGAGCCGGAAAGATTCGACAGGCATTTGGAGAAACTAAGAAGAACAAGCGAGGATAAACGGATTCACTGGATGAGCATCTGTTCACCTAATTACCTTCATGACGCGCATATCAGAATGGCATTCCGCGTGGGAGCCAGCGTTATCTGCGAAAAACCAATAGTTCTGAATCCCTGGAATCT
Above is a window of Candidatus Aegiribacteria sp. DNA encoding:
- a CDS encoding class I SAM-dependent methyltransferase, coding for MKKQDITKNLTLDSHGIWVTRTDHVDISYPEEGNRQYFQIEDKSFWFKHRNDCIVAALNLYPPEGPVFDVGGGNGFVTRRLLDEGFEAALIEPGPTGAFNAKIERNIPTVFRATLENCGFPEDSLSAISLFDVLEHIEDDGKFLTEIRSCLKPGGYLYITVPAYEWLWSRSDINADHYRRYNPEELVHLLSKHFNVLFITCFFRVLMFPILIFRVVPYRLGLTKSKKVLTTGKEHGLSGGFPVRAVQRFLSPETEQIIAGQSKVWGTSCLCIAQKRI